The Sorex araneus isolate mSorAra2 chromosome 5, mSorAra2.pri, whole genome shotgun sequence genome has a segment encoding these proteins:
- the GNRHR gene encoding gonadotropin-releasing hormone receptor, which yields MANGAFPEQNPNHCSEVNSTFPLTQGNLPTLTLSGKIRVTVTFFLFLLSTTFNASFLCKLQKGARKTEKGKPKSRMKVLLKHLTLANLFETLIVMPLDGMWNITIQWYGGEFLCKVLSYLKLFSMYVPAFMMVAISLDRSLAITRPLAVKGNSKFGQLMIALAWLLSSIFAGPQLYIFRMIHLADSSGQTDGFSQCVTHCSFPQWWHQAFYNFFTFSCLFIIPLLIMVICNAKIIFTLTRVLHQDPHKIHLNQSKNNIPRARLRTLKMTVAFATSFTVCWTPYYVLGIWYWFDPEMVNKVSDPVNHFFFLFAFLNPCFDPLIYGYFSL from the exons ATGGCAAACGGTGCTTTTCCTGAACAGAATCCGAACCACTGCTCAGAGGTCAACAGCACCTTCCCCCTGACTCAAGGCAACCTCCCGACCCTGACCTTGTCTGGCAAGATCCGAGTCACcgtcactttcttcctttttctgctCTCCACAACATTTAATGCTTCTTTCTTGTGTAAACTTCAGAAAGGGGCTCGCAAGACAGAGAAAGGGAAACCGAAGTCAAGAATGAAGGTGCTTTTAAAGCACTTGACCTTAGCCAACCTGTTTGAGACTTTAATTGTTATGCCGCTGGACGGAATGTGGAATATTACCATACAATGGTACGGCGGAGAGTTCCTCTGCAAAGTCCTCAGTTATCTAAAGCTTTTTTCCATGTATGTCCCTGCCTTCATGATGGTAGCCATCAGCTTGGACCGCTCCCTGGCCATCACAAGACCCTTAGCTGTGAAAGGCAACAGCAAATTTGGACAGCTCATGATTGCCTTGGCCTGGCTACTCAGTAGCATCTTTGCTGGACCACAG CTATACATCTTCCGGATGATCCATTTAGCAGATAGCTCTGGACAGACAGACGGCTTTTCTCAATGTGTAACACACTGCAGTTTCCCACAATGGTGGCATCAAGCCTTTTATAACTTTTTTACCTTCAGCTGCCTCTTCATCATCCCTCTTCTCATCATGGTGATTTGTAATGCAAAAATCATCTTTACCCTGACACGGGTCCTTCATCAGGATCCCCACA AAATACATCTGAATCAATCCAAGAACAACATACCAAGAGCTCGGCTAAGGACCCTAAAGATGACAGTTGCGTTTGCCACCTCCTTCACTGTCTGTTGGACTCCTTACTATGTTCTAGGAATTTGGTATTGGTTTGATCCTGAAATGGTAAACAAAGTATCAGATCCAGTAAAtcacttcttctttctctttgcttttttaaatccttgctttgatccacttatatatgGCTATTTCTCTCTATAA